Proteins from one Scyliorhinus canicula chromosome 6, sScyCan1.1, whole genome shotgun sequence genomic window:
- the map10 gene encoding microtubule-associated protein 10, which produces MSAANAPTVETLFSLELLVDYVQLEPRPWTGPGPGPLLAVAFRLLDFPTLLVHQTEPERAECMRRSWDCSKNNGGPEQLPDNSDIPFGKGKSCLFKISLDSLHSHLSNTPLYAMLLDVFPRVPKLLGSCLISLADGVEKVRRDVEEHSTAIPSVHGSKGLHALRNLMGEKIGHISVGYRLLSLGGGLLPHIPENQVLKVGVQHMEEFTLQPVESPVLPNEPPVPEQVEEDGEKAGHHVTRRTPSHSAKSPDLVLGDQALVHAQIGESEVPVVIAMSKEKKRKPNKLAKGAYVEQSMGGQSMDMGLDNVFCPPPMYYSRSTCGPGEKLMEVHIVESKTESAPLEELGPDKVGSLAMHQNLNYSSRSETTSRLKPHTQRSLPQLDPGNIRQLPLLNALLIELSLLHDQVPQKVPLAIHPQLAWLYSGLENDSSNFHKSTTSIASDCPRSTSSNVKKHNEKLKHPMSLKRFDKENTTKQTTTKKDSEHPKKLMYGLTHTLRLRLQQTNPNMLILHDQRELLRKRQLKERRTTGPCYKGKGERGSLPLLKDDQHLPGTFSFQSGHFEENIETLIQNSVDFPHYSKVLRNEKNRYTNNFGAKSEPESAISKEQMCVQTLGPLNHCVELSDSQKSKKETNDRILFGKDVTISLPKISNHDYEHSVSETCNEVVDMLQSPGQNPGFTIDVTIGESCDAQISLNGYNGSPDPKYSEDFTSPEATGLSDDFTSSEPTSRYTDKVSSGIEATSTRLLRTCIYSNDESESSLSKDFGDGQRAAQSEREDYSVMVPTPSERSPIRSLRGTYIVKSHQKVAASNLSDDTASSTEGNQVKNILNPTNKEENKKHLESNRLQGSRLDISPVSTEVPRPSNSTTGCKSLEGSQSLGTSQVSSYVPSSVSDLACSGLEINTADIAKENVSELDAMGIVNECRHISELIVNRLPGYTL; this is translated from the coding sequence ATGAGTGCAGCCAACGCCCCGACCGTAGAGACGCTCTTTTCACTGGAGTTGCTGGTGGATTACGTGCAGCTTGAGCCTAGGCCTTGGACTGGCCCCGGACCAGGCCCCTTGCTGGCTGTGGCTTTCAGGCTTCTGGACTTTCCGACTTTGCTGGTCCATCAAACTGAACCGGAGCGAGCGGAGTGCATGCGTCGGAGCTGGGATTGCAGTAAGAATAACGGGGGCCCCGAACAGCTGCCGGACAACTCTGACATCCCGTTCGGCAAAGGGAAGTCCTGCCTGTTCAAGATCAGCCTGGACTCCCTGCACAGCCATTTAAGTAACACCCCCCTGTACGCCATGCTGTTGGACGTCTTCCCTCGGGTGCCCAAGTTACTGGGCAGTTGCCTGATTTCGCTGGCAGATGGGGTGGAGAAAGTCAGGCGAGATGTTGAGGAGCATAGCACTGCAATACCTTCCGTGCATGGGAGCAAGGGTCTGCACGCTCTGCGTAATCTCATGGGCGAAAAGATCGGCCACATTTCGGTAGGATACAGACTCCTGAGTTTGGGAGGGGGTTTACTGCCTCACATTCCAGAGAACCAAGTCTTGAAAGTTGGAGTGCAACACATGGAGGAATTTACACTTCAACCTGTGGAATCGCCAGTTTTGCCCAACGAGCCACCTGTGCCGGAGCAGGTCGAGGAAGATGGTGAGAAGGCCGGGCATCATGTTACCAGGAGAACTCCATCTCACTCCGCAAAAAGTCCCGATCTGGTGCTCGGTGACCAGGCTCTCGTCCATGCCCAAATAGGCGAGAGTGAAGTACCTGTTGTCATCGCGATGTCAAAGGAGAAAAAACGTAAACCAAACAAACTGGCAAAGGGGGCATACGTGGAACAAAGTATGGGGGGGCAAAGTATGGATATGGGCCTAGATAACGTGTTTTGTCCGCCCCCAATGTACTACAGCCGGTCAACATGTGGACCCGGAGAAAAATTGATGGAAGTACACATAGTAGAATCGAAGACAGAGTCTGCCCCACTGGAGGAACTAGGTCCTGATAAAGTCGGATCATTAGCAATGCACCAGAATTTAAATTATTCCAGTCGGTCAGAAACGACATCCAGGTTAAAGCCACATACACAACGAAGTCTCCCGCAGCTTGATCCAGGCAATATCAGGCAGTTGCCTTTACTCAACGCACTTCTGATAGAGCTTTCTTTGTTACATGACCAGGTTCCTCAAAAGGTTCCTCTTGCCATTCATCCTCAGCTTGCTTGGCTTTACAGTGGATTGGAGAATGACTCATCCAATTTTCACAAGTCGACTACCTCAATAGCATCAGACTGCCCGAGATCTACCAGTTCCAATGTTAAAAAGCATAACGAGAAATTAAAGCATCCAATGTCTCTAAAACGTTTTGATAAAGAAAATACTACTAAACAAACCACTACAAAGAAAGACTCAGAACATCCAAAAAAGCTGATGTATGGATTAACACACACCTTGCGGTTAAGGCTGCAGCAGACAAACCCAAATATGTTGATATTACATGATCAAAGGGAGTTATTGAGAAAAAGACAATTGAAAGAGAGAAGGACTACTGGACCATGCTATAAAGGCAAAGGGGAAAGAGGCTCTTTACCACTTCTCAAAGATGATCAGCATCTTCCTGGAaccttttctttccaaagtggtcATTTTGAAGAAAACATTGAAACGCTTATTCAAAATAGTGTTGACTTCCCTCATTATTCAAAGGTTCtaagaaatgaaaaaaatagaTACACAAACAACTTTGGAGCAAAATCCGAACCAGAAAGTGCTATTAGTAAAGAACAGATGTGTGTTCAAACTCTGGGACCATTAAATCATTGCGTAGAGTTATCTGATTCGCAGAAGTCAAAGAAGGAAACAAATGACAGGATACTTTTTGGAAAAGATGTAACCATCAGTTTACCCAAAATATCCAATCACGATTATGAGCACAGTGTCAGTGAGACATGTAATGAAGTAGTGGACATGCTGCAGTCTCCAGGGCAGAATCCTGGCTTTACAATTGATGTAACAATAGGAGAAAGCTGTGATGCACAGATCTCTTTGAATGGCTATAATGGCAGTCCTGACCCCAAATATTCTGAAGACTTCACAAGTCCTGAAGCAACAGGACTCTCAGATGACTTTACCAGTTCTGAACCTACAAGCAGGTATACAGATAAAGTGAGTAGTGGTATAGAGGCAACATCCACTAGGCTGCTACGTACCTGTATATATTCTAACGATGAATCAGAATCTAGCCTTTCCAAAGATTTTGGTGATGGTCAGAGAGCAGCTCAAAGTGAGAGGGAAGACTATTCAGTTATGGTACCAACACCATCTGAGCGATCTCCAATTCGATCTTTAAGAGGAACGTACATTGTAAAAAGTCATCAGAAAGTGGCAGCCTCAAATCTATCTGATGACACAGCTAGCTCAACAGAGGGAAATCAAGTCAAAAATATACTGAACCCAACAAATAAAGAAGAAAACAAGAAACATCTTGAGTCAAATCGCCTGCAGGGTTCTAGGTTAGACATCAGTCCAGTCAGCACAGAGGTCCCCCGACCTTCAAACTCAACAACTGGATGCAAGTCTTTAGAGGGGAGCCAGTCCTTAGGAACATCTCAAGTGAGTTCGTATGTACCATCCAGTGTGTCTGACCTTGCCTGCAGCGGACTTGAAATTAACACGGCAGATATTGCAAAAGAAAATGTGAGTGAACTGGATGCCATGGGAATTGTCAATGAGTGCAGACATATTTCTGAATTAATAGTCAACAGACTTCCTGGATACACTTTATGA